The Chryseobacterium suipulveris genome window below encodes:
- a CDS encoding L-threonylcarbamoyladenylate synthase — translation MAKILKIYPDNPREDLIDEVVKTLKNGGLIIYPSDTVYALGCNIFDIRAMEKLAQLKKIKLEKAQFSIICNDLSHLSEFTRPIDTATFRFLKNRIPGPFTFIMEANKNLPLAYKGNKTVGIRVPDHPIPKMIVEKLGHPIASTSIKDDDEVIEYSTDPELIAEKYDHLVDIVIDSGYGDNIASTIVDLTSGEPEVMRQGKGVL, via the coding sequence ATGGCTAAAATTCTGAAAATTTATCCCGATAACCCAAGAGAAGACCTTATTGACGAGGTGGTGAAAACCCTGAAAAATGGTGGACTGATTATTTATCCTTCAGACACGGTTTATGCTTTGGGCTGCAATATTTTCGATATCCGCGCGATGGAGAAACTGGCGCAACTGAAAAAAATCAAGCTCGAAAAAGCTCAGTTTTCCATTATCTGCAACGATTTGAGCCACCTCTCAGAATTTACGCGACCGATCGATACGGCGACTTTCAGATTTCTGAAGAACAGAATTCCGGGTCCTTTCACCTTTATTATGGAGGCCAACAAAAATCTTCCACTTGCCTACAAAGGAAACAAAACAGTCGGAATCCGCGTTCCAGACCACCCGATCCCCAAAATGATTGTGGAAAAGCTTGGACATCCGATTGCGTCAACTTCCATTAAAGACGACGATGAAGTAATCGAGTATTCCACCGATCCTGAACTGATTGCCGAGAAATACGACCACCTTGTCGATATCGTGATTGATTCCGGTTATGGTGATAATATTGCCTCTACTATTGTTGATTTAACTTCGGGTGAACCGGAGGTAATGAGACAGGGAAAAGGGGTGTTGTAG